One genomic window of Pseudomonas chlororaphis subsp. piscium includes the following:
- a CDS encoding LysE family translocator, translating to MDATTLFLYVVTVSAVMMTPGPSMLLALNNGATHGMRIAGCGMAGAMLSDLLLIGAVGCGLGALLQASEQLFSLVKWGGAAYLLYLAWVLWKAPTQALATQTGGSASSGRGAFVRSLLVGLSNPKGLLFFSAFLPQFVRPDQSVAQQYLILALVSTAINCVMMATYAFGGRYAMRTFSARVMLWINRSCAGMLAVLAVGLSLYRRSDIR from the coding sequence ATGGACGCCACCACATTGTTTCTGTACGTCGTCACCGTCAGCGCGGTGATGATGACCCCGGGGCCGTCGATGCTGCTGGCTCTCAATAACGGTGCCACTCATGGTATGCGTATCGCCGGTTGCGGCATGGCTGGCGCGATGCTGTCCGACCTGCTGCTGATCGGTGCGGTGGGCTGCGGCCTGGGTGCGTTGCTGCAAGCCTCCGAGCAGTTGTTCTCCCTGGTCAAATGGGGCGGTGCTGCGTACCTGCTGTACCTGGCGTGGGTGCTGTGGAAGGCACCGACCCAGGCGCTGGCCACGCAGACAGGCGGCAGTGCCAGCAGCGGGCGCGGGGCGTTTGTGCGGTCGTTACTGGTGGGGCTGTCGAACCCCAAGGGCCTGCTGTTTTTCTCCGCCTTCCTGCCGCAGTTCGTGCGCCCCGACCAGTCGGTGGCGCAGCAGTACCTGATCCTGGCGCTGGTCAGCACGGCGATCAATTGCGTGATGATGGCGACCTACGCCTTTGGCGGGCGCTATGCCATGCGCACCTTCTCCGCGCGGGTGATGCTGTGGATCAACCGCAGCTGCGCCGGCATGCTCGCGGTCCTGGCGGTGGGCCTGAGCCTGTATCGGCGCAGCGATATCCGTTGA
- a CDS encoding DUF2493 domain-containing protein translates to MRVLICAGRHYADVQLCRRVLDAFQRLHEVQVLIHGGSQFLGAEIEDWGREIGADIVRYPANWQLHGKLAERLRNAFMLRDSRPDLVIALPGGDDTEELVALARAAGIQTLSVSDWQ, encoded by the coding sequence ATGCGCGTCCTGATCTGCGCGGGGCGCCATTACGCCGACGTCCAGCTGTGCCGGCGGGTGCTCGACGCCTTTCAGCGCCTGCATGAAGTGCAGGTGCTGATCCATGGCGGCAGCCAGTTCCTCGGCGCGGAGATAGAAGACTGGGGCCGGGAAATCGGCGCCGACATCGTGCGTTACCCGGCCAACTGGCAGCTGCACGGCAAGCTCGCCGAACGCCTGCGCAACGCCTTCATGCTGCGCGACAGCCGGCCCGACCTGGTCATCGCCCTGCCCGGCGGCGACGACACCGAAGAGCTGGTGGCCCTGGCCAGGGCTGCCGGCATCCAGACCCTGTCAGTGAGCGACTGGCAATGA
- a CDS encoding Na/Pi cotransporter family protein — protein sequence MSGTTLLINLAGSIALLLWGTQMISSALLRGFGTQLRQWLGQHLNNRWMALLSGIAITGVLQSSTAVSLMASSFTATGTLGLAPALAVMLGANIGSTLVVQLLSVDISILTPLVLLAGFIVFRLRDDSRFESLGCALIGLGLMLLALRMLGSTLGEVEGTPVFAALMRGLDGDLLIALLAAALLTWLCHSSVAVVLLVASLAATGLLSSVTAMALVLGINIGGALPSLLNADSSVARRLPLGNLLVRLCGAIALLPCLPWIAQSAPVAAVDASLQVVYLHSLFNLVLALLFIGLTGPMATLLNRLLPEPPRDVDPGMPHYLDEAGLAVANIGLSNAAREALRLADMLSLMLDRVLRLFQASTPAGADEVRRIDQSLDLLSAAIRAYLADIGQDGISDQDADRAQEILLFVINLEHAGDILSSSLTQLAARRLRRGEQFSVFELDCIEPLHQAVVDSLSLAITVFLREDLANAHQLVNRKELVRRLEADASREHFRSLREDRTAWAESGDIFQRVLRDYRRVHHHIAALAYPALERAGERDLDNAELSDVLLDNPLSINPTAQERARCAS from the coding sequence ATGTCGGGAACTACTCTGCTGATCAACCTCGCCGGCTCCATCGCCCTGCTGCTATGGGGCACCCAGATGATTTCCTCGGCGCTGCTGCGCGGCTTCGGCACCCAGTTGCGCCAGTGGCTGGGGCAGCACCTGAACAACCGCTGGATGGCCCTGCTGTCCGGCATCGCCATCACCGGGGTCCTGCAAAGCAGCACCGCGGTGAGCCTGATGGCCAGCTCCTTTACCGCCACCGGCACCCTGGGCCTGGCCCCCGCGCTGGCGGTGATGCTCGGGGCCAATATCGGCTCGACCCTGGTGGTGCAACTGCTCAGCGTCGATATCTCGATCCTCACGCCGCTGGTGCTGCTGGCGGGCTTTATCGTGTTCCGCCTGCGCGACGACTCGCGCTTTGAAAGCCTCGGCTGCGCGCTGATCGGCCTGGGGCTGATGCTGCTGGCCCTGCGCATGCTCGGCAGCACCCTGGGCGAAGTGGAAGGCACGCCGGTGTTCGCCGCGCTGATGCGTGGCCTCGACGGCGACCTGCTGATCGCCCTGCTGGCGGCGGCGCTGCTGACCTGGCTGTGCCATTCCAGCGTCGCCGTGGTGCTGCTGGTGGCGTCCCTGGCCGCCACCGGGCTGCTGTCCTCGGTGACCGCCATGGCCCTGGTGCTGGGGATCAATATCGGCGGCGCCCTGCCGTCGCTGCTCAACGCCGACTCCAGCGTCGCCCGGCGCCTGCCCCTGGGCAATCTGCTGGTGCGCCTGTGCGGTGCCATCGCGCTGCTGCCGTGCCTGCCCTGGATCGCCCAGAGTGCGCCGGTCGCCGCCGTGGATGCCAGCTTGCAGGTGGTCTACTTGCACAGCCTGTTCAACCTGGTGCTAGCCCTGCTGTTCATCGGCCTGACCGGGCCCATGGCAACCCTGCTCAACCGCCTGCTGCCGGAGCCGCCGCGCGACGTCGACCCGGGCATGCCCCACTACCTGGACGAAGCCGGCCTGGCGGTGGCCAATATTGGCCTGTCCAACGCCGCCCGCGAGGCCCTGCGCCTGGCCGACATGCTGTCGCTGATGCTCGACCGGGTGCTGCGCCTGTTCCAGGCCTCGACCCCGGCCGGTGCCGATGAAGTGCGGCGCATCGACCAGTCGCTGGACCTGCTCAGCGCCGCGATCCGCGCCTACCTGGCGGATATCGGCCAGGACGGCATCAGCGACCAGGACGCCGACCGCGCCCAGGAAATCCTGCTGTTCGTGATCAACCTGGAACACGCCGGCGACATCCTCTCCAGCAGCCTGACCCAGCTGGCGGCGCGCCGGCTGCGGCGTGGCGAGCAGTTCTCGGTGTTCGAGCTGGACTGCATCGAGCCTCTGCACCAGGCCGTGGTGGACAGCCTGAGCCTGGCGATCACAGTGTTCCTGCGTGAAGACCTGGCCAACGCCCATCAATTGGTGAACCGCAAGGAACTGGTCAGGAGGCTGGAAGCCGACGCCAGCCGCGAGCACTTTCGCAGCCTGCGCGAAGACCGCACGGCCTGGGCCGAGTCCGGCGACATTTTCCAGCGGGTGCTGCGCGACTACCGGCGCGTGCACCACCACATCGCGGCCCTGGCCTATCCGGCGCTGGAGCGGGCCGGCGAGCGCGACCTGGATAACGCCGAGCTGAGCGACGTGCTGCTGGACAACCCGTTGAGCATCAACCCGACGGCGCAGGAGCGCGCACGATGCGCGTCCTGA
- the mgtA gene encoding magnesium-translocating P-type ATPase: MTTVKTRTSSSQNPTRDDTRLSMRAAREAQNSLGVTLDNVKSNANGLTELDAEGRLQRDGFNEVAHDRPPHALVQLLQAFNNPFIYVLMTLTGISFFTDFWLPLQAGEETDLTGVIIVLVMVLASGLMRFWQEYRSAKAAEALKAMVRTTATVLRREQMGMKAALREVPMRDLVVGDIVQLSAGDMIPADIRLIESRDLFISQAVLTGEALPVEKYDTLGAVQEKSAHRTAAADQQDLLDLPNICFMGTNVVSGTATAVVVATGSRTYFGSLARSIVGSRTQTAFDRGVNSVSWLLIRFMLVMVPVVLLINGFTKGDWAEAFMFALAVAVGLTPEMLPMIVSANLAKGAAAMAKRKVVVKRLNAIQNFGAMDVLCTDKTGTLTQDRIILEHHVDISGSRCDQVLQLAWLNSYHQSGMKNLMDRAVVSYAENNPKFSAPDAWSKVDELPFDFVRRRLSVILADDSGHHLLVCKGAVEEMLDTATRVRQDGVTVALDAGRRAALLELAEEYNRDGFRVLLVGTRDLAPGQTRQQYSASDERELIIEGFLTFLDPPKETAGPAIAALRENGVTVKVLTGDNPIVTAKICREVGLEVGEPLLGRDIERMDDAVLARLVEERTVFAKLTPLQKSRVLKALQANGHTVGFLGDGINDAPALRDADVGISVDSGTDIAKESADIILLEKSLMVLEEGVIKGRETFGNIMKYLNMTASSNFGNVFSVLVASAFIPFLPMLAIHLLLQNLMYDISQLSLPWDKMDKEFLRKPRKWDAKNIGRFMLWIGPTSSIFDITTYALMWFVFAANSVEMAALFQSGWFIEGLLSQTLVVHMLRTQKIPFIQSTAALPVMLMTGLVMALGIYVPFSPLGEMVGLVPLPWEYFPWLVGTLLCYCVVAQTMKTLYIRRFKQWF; the protein is encoded by the coding sequence ATGACTACGGTAAAAACCCGCACCTCCTCCTCGCAAAACCCCACCCGCGACGACACCCGGCTGTCGATGCGTGCCGCCCGCGAAGCGCAAAACAGCCTTGGCGTGACCCTGGACAACGTCAAGTCGAACGCCAACGGCCTGACCGAACTCGACGCCGAAGGCCGCCTGCAGCGCGACGGCTTCAACGAGGTGGCCCACGACCGGCCGCCCCACGCGCTGGTGCAATTGCTGCAAGCCTTCAACAACCCGTTCATCTATGTGCTGATGACCCTGACCGGCATCAGCTTCTTCACCGACTTCTGGCTGCCCCTGCAGGCCGGCGAGGAAACCGACCTGACCGGAGTGATCATCGTCCTGGTCATGGTCCTGGCCAGCGGCCTGATGCGTTTCTGGCAGGAGTACCGCTCGGCCAAGGCCGCCGAGGCGCTCAAGGCCATGGTGCGGACCACCGCCACCGTGCTGCGCCGCGAGCAGATGGGCATGAAGGCCGCGCTGCGCGAAGTGCCAATGCGCGACCTGGTGGTCGGCGACATCGTGCAGCTGTCGGCCGGCGACATGATCCCCGCCGATATCCGCCTGATCGAATCCCGCGACCTGTTCATCAGCCAGGCGGTGCTGACCGGCGAGGCGCTGCCGGTGGAGAAGTACGACACCCTGGGTGCGGTGCAGGAGAAATCCGCCCACCGCACGGCTGCTGCTGACCAGCAGGACCTGCTCGACCTGCCGAACATCTGCTTCATGGGCACCAACGTGGTCAGCGGCACCGCCACCGCGGTGGTGGTGGCCACCGGGTCGCGCACCTACTTCGGTTCCCTGGCGCGCTCCATCGTCGGCTCGCGGACCCAGACCGCCTTCGACCGCGGGGTGAACAGCGTCAGCTGGCTGCTGATCCGTTTCATGCTGGTAATGGTGCCGGTGGTGCTGCTGATCAACGGCTTCACCAAGGGTGACTGGGCCGAAGCCTTCATGTTCGCCCTGGCGGTGGCCGTCGGCCTGACCCCGGAAATGCTGCCGATGATCGTCAGCGCCAACCTGGCCAAGGGCGCCGCGGCCATGGCCAAGCGCAAGGTGGTGGTCAAGCGCCTCAACGCGATCCAGAACTTCGGCGCCATGGACGTGCTGTGCACCGACAAGACCGGCACCCTGACCCAGGACCGGATCATCCTCGAGCACCACGTCGACATCAGTGGCAGCCGCTGCGACCAGGTGCTGCAACTGGCCTGGCTGAACAGCTACCACCAGAGCGGCATGAAGAACCTGATGGACCGCGCGGTGGTGAGCTACGCCGAAAACAACCCGAAGTTCAGCGCGCCCGACGCCTGGAGCAAGGTCGATGAACTGCCGTTCGATTTCGTCCGCCGGCGCCTCTCGGTGATCCTCGCCGACGACAGCGGCCATCATCTGCTGGTGTGCAAGGGCGCGGTCGAGGAAATGCTCGACACCGCCACCCGGGTGCGCCAGGACGGCGTCACTGTGGCCCTCGACGCCGGGCGCCGCGCGGCGCTGCTGGAGCTGGCCGAGGAATACAACCGCGACGGCTTCCGCGTGCTGCTGGTCGGCACCCGCGACCTGGCGCCGGGGCAAACCCGCCAGCAATACAGCGCCAGCGACGAACGCGAGCTGATCATCGAAGGCTTCCTGACCTTCCTCGATCCGCCCAAGGAAACCGCCGGCCCGGCCATCGCCGCGCTGCGCGAGAACGGCGTGACGGTGAAGGTGCTGACCGGCGACAACCCAATTGTCACCGCGAAGATCTGCCGCGAGGTCGGCCTGGAAGTCGGCGAGCCGCTGCTCGGGCGTGATATCGAACGCATGGACGACGCAGTGCTCGCGCGCCTGGTGGAAGAACGCACGGTGTTCGCCAAGCTCACCCCTCTGCAGAAATCCCGGGTGCTCAAGGCCCTGCAGGCCAACGGCCACACCGTGGGTTTCCTCGGCGACGGGATCAATGACGCCCCGGCGCTGCGCGACGCCGACGTCGGTATCTCGGTGGACAGCGGCACCGACATCGCCAAGGAATCGGCGGACATCATCCTCCTGGAAAAGAGCCTGATGGTCCTGGAAGAAGGCGTGATCAAGGGCCGCGAGACCTTCGGCAACATCATGAAGTACCTGAACATGACCGCCAGTTCCAACTTCGGCAACGTGTTCTCGGTGCTGGTGGCCAGTGCGTTCATCCCGTTCCTGCCGATGCTGGCGATCCACCTGCTGCTGCAGAACCTGATGTACGACATCTCCCAGCTGTCGCTGCCGTGGGACAAGATGGACAAGGAGTTCCTGCGCAAGCCGCGCAAGTGGGACGCCAAGAACATCGGGCGCTTCATGCTGTGGATCGGGCCGACCTCATCGATCTTCGACATCACCACCTACGCCCTGATGTGGTTCGTGTTCGCCGCCAACAGCGTGGAAATGGCCGCCCTGTTCCAGTCCGGCTGGTTCATCGAAGGCCTGCTCTCGCAGACCCTGGTAGTACACATGCTGCGCACCCAGAAGATCCCGTTCATCCAGAGCACCGCGGCGTTGCCGGTGATGCTGATGACCGGCCTGGTGATGGCCCTGGGTATCTACGTGCCGTTCTCGCCGCTGGGTGAAATGGTCGGCCTGGTACCGCTGCCGTGGGAATACTTCCCTTGGCTGGTCGGCACCCTGCTGTGCTACTGCGTCGTCGCCCAGACCATGAAGACCCTCTACATCCGTCGCTTCAAGCAATGGTTCTGA
- a CDS encoding glutathionylspermidine synthase family protein — translation MKKILCNERPDWRQTAEKLGFLFHTIDGEAYWDERAYYQFSLKQIEDDLEDPTTEIHEMCMDLVDRVVRSEALLDRLSIPPAFYDMIRTSWLEGHPHLYGRLDFSYHGQGPAKLLELNYDTPTSLYETAAFQWGWLEQNIERGLLPRHADQFNSIDTRLHQAFAQLGIERPFYFASMKDSVEDRATTDYLRLIAEKAGIESRHIDVEDIGLTAEGRFVDLQDRWIPHLFKLHAWEFIFHEPFGAAIAASDTQFFEPAWKSILSNKGILPLLWEAHPGHPNLLETHLDPHPQRDVPKGWVRKPFFSREGANIELRTPQDEVVKEDGPYTDAPYILQSFAPLPRFGDSYTLIGSWVIGDQAAGIGVREDDSLITKDSSRFLPHLILD, via the coding sequence ATGAAGAAGATCCTCTGCAACGAACGCCCGGACTGGCGACAGACCGCGGAAAAACTCGGCTTCCTGTTCCACACCATCGACGGCGAAGCCTACTGGGACGAACGCGCCTACTACCAGTTCAGCCTCAAGCAGATCGAGGACGACCTGGAAGACCCGACCACCGAGATCCATGAGATGTGCATGGACCTGGTGGACCGGGTGGTGCGCAGCGAGGCCCTGCTGGATCGCCTGAGCATTCCGCCGGCCTTCTACGACATGATCCGCACTTCATGGCTCGAGGGTCACCCGCACCTCTACGGCCGCCTGGATTTTTCCTATCACGGCCAGGGCCCGGCCAAGCTGCTGGAGCTGAACTACGACACCCCCACCAGCCTCTATGAAACCGCGGCGTTCCAATGGGGCTGGCTGGAGCAGAACATCGAGCGCGGCCTGCTGCCGCGGCATGCCGACCAGTTCAACAGCATCGACACCCGGCTGCACCAGGCCTTCGCCCAGTTGGGGATCGAACGTCCGTTCTATTTCGCCTCGATGAAGGACTCGGTGGAAGACCGCGCCACCACCGACTACCTGCGCCTGATCGCGGAAAAGGCCGGCATCGAGTCGCGGCATATCGACGTGGAAGACATCGGCCTCACCGCCGAAGGTCGCTTCGTCGACCTGCAGGACCGCTGGATCCCACACCTGTTCAAGCTGCACGCCTGGGAGTTCATCTTCCACGAACCCTTCGGCGCGGCGATTGCCGCCAGCGACACGCAGTTCTTCGAACCGGCGTGGAAATCCATCCTCTCCAACAAGGGCATCCTGCCGCTGCTCTGGGAGGCCCACCCGGGCCACCCGAACCTGCTGGAAACCCACCTGGACCCGCACCCGCAGCGCGACGTGCCCAAGGGCTGGGTGCGCAAGCCGTTCTTTTCCCGCGAAGGCGCCAACATCGAGTTGCGCACCCCGCAGGACGAGGTGGTCAAGGAAGACGGCCCCTACACCGACGCGCCCTACATCCTGCAGTCCTTCGCCCCGCTGCCGCGCTTTGGCGACAGCTACACCCTGATCGGCTCCTGGGTCATCGGCGACCAGGCCGCCGGCATCGGCGTGCGCGAAGACGACAGCCTGATCACCAAGGACTCCAGCCGCTTCCTGCCGCACCTGATCCTCGACTGA
- a CDS encoding DUF1190 domain-containing protein, with protein MKRSQYVQLSLAASVALAISGCNSEPETLAVQQKFNFQSVQECVDGKIAVDVCSDAYIKAMAEHRAQAPVYDNQADCDADFVENWCQMDSSGKFVPKLGGFEINAQGAFTREQLAAAGVSPEAGRSSSFSSNDSGLLTGLLIGNLLSGGNRNYYSEPVYRYRDDRGSYANSTLNQRIASGSTFSKSRQAQSGSGFRTTTRPMSVSSSTSRGGFGSQASARSGWGGSSSSSWSSGRSSS; from the coding sequence ATGAAACGAAGCCAATACGTTCAGCTCTCCCTGGCCGCCTCGGTGGCGCTGGCGATCTCGGGCTGCAACTCGGAGCCGGAGACCCTCGCGGTCCAGCAGAAATTCAACTTCCAGTCGGTGCAGGAATGCGTGGACGGCAAGATCGCCGTGGACGTCTGCTCCGATGCCTATATCAAGGCCATGGCGGAGCACCGCGCCCAGGCGCCGGTCTACGACAATCAGGCCGATTGCGATGCCGACTTCGTCGAAAACTGGTGCCAGATGGATTCCAGCGGCAAGTTCGTGCCGAAGCTGGGCGGTTTTGAAATCAACGCCCAGGGCGCGTTCACCCGCGAGCAGCTGGCGGCAGCCGGGGTCAGCCCCGAGGCCGGCCGCAGCTCGTCGTTCAGCAGCAATGACAGCGGCCTGCTCACCGGCCTGCTGATCGGCAACCTGCTCAGCGGCGGCAACCGCAACTATTACTCCGAGCCGGTCTACCGCTATCGCGACGACCGCGGCAGCTACGCCAACTCGACGCTCAACCAGCGCATCGCCAGCGGCTCGACCTTCTCCAAGTCACGCCAGGCGCAGTCGGGCAGCGGCTTTAGGACCACCACCCGGCCGATGTCCGTGTCCTCCTCCACCTCCCGTGGCGGCTTCGGCAGCCAGGCCAGCGCCCGCAGCGGCTGGGGCGGCTCCAGCTCCTCGAGCTGGAGCTCGGGACGCTCGAGCAGCTAA
- a CDS encoding DUF350 domain-containing protein, with the protein MLEALSISLNKFAVVGFLTYILGAAVLFALFQFVYTRLTPHKEFQLIREGNISAAIALGGAIIGFAIPASNVIAYSISLLDFAVWALIAAVVQLLAFLMTSLVLKGTSQRIRNGEIAAGIYVAAVAISVGLLNAACMTPSQN; encoded by the coding sequence ATGCTTGAAGCCCTTTCCATTTCCCTGAACAAATTCGCCGTGGTCGGTTTCCTGACCTACATCCTCGGCGCGGCCGTGCTGTTCGCCCTGTTCCAGTTCGTCTACACCCGCCTGACGCCGCACAAGGAGTTCCAGCTGATCCGCGAGGGCAACATCTCCGCCGCCATCGCCCTGGGCGGCGCCATCATCGGTTTCGCCATCCCGGCGAGCAACGTCATCGCCTACTCCATCAGCCTGCTGGACTTCGCCGTCTGGGCGCTAATCGCCGCCGTGGTGCAACTGCTGGCGTTCCTGATGACCAGCCTGGTGCTCAAGGGCACTTCGCAGCGCATCCGCAACGGTGAGATCGCCGCCGGCATCTATGTCGCCGCCGTGGCCATCAGCGTCGGCCTGCTCAACGCCGCCTGCATGACCCCTTCGCAGAACTGA
- a CDS encoding DUF2491 family protein → MGWFKRFLGLQAPATTGSSFATGPLGLSMGAGIRFDASLKLLLADNSRVAIPADQAVYSEGLVDLGQSEWLSRYYLDDEDYWLQVHTSGGIDGQVKSIILFNYLSNQAVNNEAELRRLAGPDSLIGQPTYSLEGVEYQREWGTEAGQTELVPLREQVSKPDETFAFESHSMLYARDTGLTNRREFLLFSVEQYADGSVSLVTSLGISLYMTDLQTL, encoded by the coding sequence ATGGGATGGTTTAAACGCTTTCTGGGGCTCCAGGCCCCGGCCACCACAGGCTCGAGTTTCGCCACCGGCCCACTGGGCCTGAGCATGGGCGCGGGCATCCGCTTCGATGCCAGCCTCAAGCTGCTGCTCGCCGACAACAGCCGCGTGGCGATTCCCGCCGACCAGGCGGTCTACAGCGAAGGCCTGGTGGACCTGGGCCAGTCCGAATGGCTGTCGCGCTACTACCTGGACGACGAGGACTACTGGCTGCAGGTGCACACCAGTGGCGGCATCGACGGCCAGGTCAAATCGATCATCCTGTTCAACTACCTGAGCAACCAGGCTGTCAACAACGAAGCCGAGCTGCGGCGCCTGGCCGGCCCGGACAGCCTGATCGGCCAGCCCACCTACAGCCTCGAAGGCGTCGAGTACCAGCGCGAATGGGGCACCGAAGCCGGGCAGACCGAGCTGGTGCCGCTGCGCGAGCAGGTGTCCAAGCCGGACGAGACCTTCGCCTTCGAAAGCCATTCGATGCTGTATGCCCGTGACACCGGCCTGACCAATCGCCGCGAGTTCCTGCTGTTTTCCGTGGAGCAATACGCCGACGGCAGCGTCAGCCTGGTGACCTCCCTGGGCATTTCCCTGTACATGACCGACCTGCAAACCCTCTGA
- a CDS encoding potassium channel family protein, with protein sequence MSIFILLRVYAATFFQRFGWMGLAIALGVHAATSYLGLVALGEQHLTAPATFIYFYFTTTLTVGYGDLSPQSAAGRVFVAVWVMLGGIALLTAAIGKTTSSVMDLWRKGMKGKGDFTGQTGHTVLVGWEGASSERVIELLLQDETSNDNLIVICDATLDENPMQGKAAFVRGESLSSAALLLRAGVPGAERVLVRTSSDDLTLASVLAINQLRPAGHVVAHFNDSEIATLAASYAPKLECTSSMAIEMLVRSSQDPGSSVVINELLCVGQGATQYVMRLPETYEGRFAELYVHLKERYNATLIGYRARGAQHPQINPHSDTRIQGGELFYIASTRLKDIDNGMV encoded by the coding sequence ATGTCGATTTTCATCTTGCTTCGGGTATACGCGGCCACCTTCTTCCAGCGCTTCGGCTGGATGGGCCTGGCCATCGCGCTCGGCGTGCATGCCGCGACCTCCTATCTCGGCCTGGTGGCCCTGGGCGAGCAACACCTCACCGCGCCCGCGACCTTCATCTATTTCTATTTCACCACCACCCTGACCGTGGGTTATGGCGACCTGTCGCCGCAATCCGCCGCTGGCCGGGTCTTCGTGGCGGTGTGGGTGATGCTCGGCGGCATCGCGCTGCTGACCGCGGCCATCGGCAAGACCACCAGCAGCGTTATGGACCTATGGAGAAAAGGCATGAAAGGCAAAGGCGACTTCACCGGCCAGACCGGGCATACCGTACTGGTCGGCTGGGAAGGCGCGTCCAGTGAGCGGGTGATCGAATTGCTGCTGCAGGACGAAACCTCCAACGACAACCTGATCGTCATCTGCGACGCGACCCTCGACGAGAACCCGATGCAGGGCAAGGCCGCCTTCGTCAGGGGCGAAAGCCTGTCGTCCGCGGCCCTGCTGTTGCGCGCCGGAGTGCCCGGCGCCGAACGGGTGCTGGTGCGCACCAGTTCCGACGACCTGACCCTGGCCAGCGTGCTGGCGATCAACCAGCTGCGCCCCGCCGGCCATGTGGTCGCCCACTTCAACGACAGTGAAATCGCCACCCTGGCCGCCTCCTACGCGCCAAAGCTGGAGTGCACCTCGAGCATGGCCATCGAGATGCTGGTGCGCTCCTCCCAGGACCCCGGCTCCTCGGTGGTGATCAACGAACTGCTGTGCGTCGGCCAGGGCGCCACCCAATACGTCATGCGCCTGCCCGAGACTTACGAGGGCCGTTTCGCCGAACTCTACGTACACCTCAAGGAACGCTACAACGCCACCCTGATCGGCTACCGCGCCCGCGGCGCGCAACACCCGCAGATCAACCCGCACAGCGATACGCGGATCCAGGGCGGCGAACTCTTCTACATCGCTTCCACCCGCCTCAAGGACATCGACAATGGGATGGTTTAA
- a CDS encoding rhomboid family intramembrane serine protease: MAVANGFKTLAGLALVMIAVQVLNSLSGYSLNIFGLIPRTLQGLPGILTSPFLHGSFTHLTANLVPFLILGAMVIAEGQRRFVVVSLIIVLLGGALVWLFGFRGIHVGASAWVFGLWAYILTRAWLLRSWSSLLAAAVTMFLYSGLVLGFLPRAGVSFEGHIFGAFAGFIAAKMLLSGAKPMSNAARQ, translated from the coding sequence ATGGCAGTTGCAAACGGTTTCAAGACCCTGGCGGGACTGGCCCTGGTGATGATCGCCGTACAGGTGCTCAACAGCCTGAGCGGCTACAGCCTGAATATCTTCGGCCTGATCCCCCGTACCCTGCAGGGTTTGCCGGGGATACTCACCTCGCCCTTTCTCCACGGCTCCTTTACCCACCTGACCGCCAACCTGGTGCCCTTCCTGATCCTCGGCGCCATGGTGATCGCCGAAGGCCAGCGGCGCTTCGTGGTGGTCAGCCTGATCATCGTCCTGCTCGGCGGCGCGCTGGTCTGGCTGTTCGGCTTCCGGGGCATCCATGTCGGCGCCAGCGCCTGGGTCTTCGGCCTGTGGGCCTACATCCTCACCCGTGCCTGGTTGCTGCGTAGCTGGAGCAGCCTGCTGGCCGCCGCGGTGACGATGTTCCTGTATTCCGGCCTGGTCCTGGGGTTCCTGCCACGGGCCGGGGTTTCCTTCGAAGGGCATATCTTTGGTGCCTTCGCGGGGTTCATCGCGGCAAAAATGCTTTTATCCGGCGCCAAGCCGATGTCTAATGCCGCGCGGCAATGA
- a CDS encoding PspA/IM30 family protein codes for MTQSIWNKLFTALRGGANEVGEAIADQQALRILDQEIRDADNALSNAKRELVTIMAKHKLSSERVSEFTAKIADLESKALASLQANREDLALEVAEAISTLTTGLEAEQKQASEFGAYAENMRKDIGKAEARIRSLRQQVDMAKARESVQKAQVSASIASGGANGKLETAVNTLNRLQARQDQRAAEMEAQEQLADSSNGNDLERRLREANIVPDQGSANAILERLKKQKSAE; via the coding sequence ATGACTCAGTCCATCTGGAACAAACTGTTCACCGCCCTGCGCGGCGGCGCCAACGAAGTCGGCGAAGCCATCGCCGACCAGCAGGCCCTGCGCATCCTCGACCAGGAAATCCGCGACGCCGACAACGCCCTGTCCAACGCCAAGCGCGAACTGGTCACCATCATGGCCAAGCACAAGCTGTCCTCGGAGCGAGTGAGCGAATTCACCGCCAAGATCGCCGACCTGGAATCCAAGGCCCTCGCCTCGCTGCAGGCCAACCGCGAAGACCTGGCCCTGGAAGTCGCCGAAGCCATCTCGACCCTGACCACCGGCCTGGAAGCGGAACAAAAGCAAGCCAGCGAATTCGGCGCCTACGCCGAGAATATGCGCAAGGACATCGGCAAGGCCGAAGCGCGCATCCGCAGCCTGCGCCAGCAAGTGGACATGGCCAAGGCCCGGGAAAGCGTGCAGAAGGCCCAGGTCAGCGCCTCGATCGCCAGCGGCGGCGCCAACGGCAAGCTGGAAACCGCGGTCAACACCCTGAACCGCCTGCAGGCCCGCCAGGATCAGCGCGCGGCGGAAATGGAAGCCCAGGAGCAACTGGCCGATTCGAGCAACGGCAACGACCTGGAACGTCGCCTGCGCGAAGCCAACATCGTACCGGACCAGGGCAGCGCCAACGCGATCCTCGAGCGACTGAAGAAACAGAAGTCGGCCGAGTAA